A genomic segment from Dechloromonas denitrificans encodes:
- a CDS encoding phosphopantetheine-binding protein: MNAALCLELKQLIVEACDKDCDPASIGDDELLFGPEAALQLDSLDALQVSMAIKKKYGLRLPDSKETRRILSSVGNMAEHLDAWLASRA; this comes from the coding sequence ATGAACGCTGCCCTCTGTCTTGAACTCAAGCAACTGATCGTCGAAGCCTGTGACAAGGATTGTGATCCGGCCAGCATCGGCGACGACGAACTGCTGTTCGGGCCGGAAGCCGCGTTACAACTCGATTCGCTCGATGCCTTGCAGGTTTCGATGGCGATCAAGAAAAAATACGGCCTGCGCCTGCCGGACAGCAAGGAAACGCGGCGCATTCTGTCGAGCGTCGGCAACATGGCCGAGCATCTCGACGCCTGGCTTGCCAGCCGGGCATGA
- a CDS encoding ABC transporter permease: protein MSPRLLALWLKETIALLRDRHGLLALFIMPTVFILVMTMALRDAFSPGVTIDAAYVVVDLDHSPHSGALIKRLDKTAAFRRLPLEDSPDLARQGILQGRQTLALVLPKGFGERLLTPSGADGQASEPLQLLLDPALNPALQLAFRNQVMAALGALRADELTRKAGKLFGLPPTAAADSEKDWLDEIRSEAVRSDANPGIPSSVQQNVPAWLIFAMFFVVIPVSSIFIIERQQGTLQRLRAMGVPFHLLLAGKLLPFFIVNQLQALLMVLVGIYLVPLFGSEALDMPGKLPLLFNWWIVSVAVSLAAVAWALLVASLARTSEQATIVGGVGNILMGAIGGIMVPKFIMPAAMQTLAGFSPMAWGLEGFHIVMLRHGSLGDLWPSLARLLTFAALSLLAAMWLNHRTRTAQS, encoded by the coding sequence ATGTCACCCCGCCTGCTCGCTCTCTGGCTCAAGGAAACCATCGCACTGCTGCGCGACCGGCATGGCCTGCTTGCCCTGTTCATCATGCCGACCGTGTTCATCCTGGTCATGACCATGGCGCTGCGCGATGCCTTTTCACCGGGCGTGACGATCGATGCAGCCTATGTCGTGGTCGACCTCGACCATAGCCCGCATTCGGGCGCGCTGATCAAGCGTCTCGACAAGACCGCCGCTTTCCGTCGGCTGCCGCTGGAAGACAGCCCCGATCTCGCCCGCCAGGGCATTCTGCAAGGTCGCCAGACGCTGGCGCTGGTGCTGCCCAAAGGCTTCGGCGAACGCCTGCTGACGCCTTCCGGCGCCGACGGGCAAGCCAGCGAACCGTTGCAGTTGCTGCTTGACCCGGCGCTCAATCCGGCGCTGCAACTGGCTTTTCGCAATCAGGTAATGGCCGCCCTCGGTGCTTTGCGGGCCGACGAACTGACGCGCAAGGCTGGCAAGCTTTTCGGCCTGCCGCCTACTGCCGCCGCCGATAGCGAGAAGGACTGGCTGGATGAAATTCGCAGCGAAGCCGTGCGCAGTGACGCGAATCCCGGCATTCCCTCGTCGGTCCAGCAGAATGTGCCGGCCTGGCTGATCTTTGCAATGTTCTTTGTCGTCATTCCCGTTTCGTCGATTTTCATCATCGAGCGCCAGCAAGGCACGCTGCAACGCCTGCGCGCCATGGGCGTTCCGTTTCATCTGCTGCTTGCCGGCAAATTGCTGCCGTTTTTCATCGTCAATCAGTTGCAGGCCTTGCTCATGGTGCTGGTCGGCATCTATCTCGTGCCGCTCTTCGGCAGCGAAGCGCTCGACATGCCGGGCAAGCTGCCGCTGCTTTTCAACTGGTGGATCGTTTCGGTCGCCGTCAGCCTGGCTGCCGTGGCCTGGGCGCTGCTTGTCGCCAGCCTGGCCCGGACCTCGGAACAGGCAACCATTGTCGGCGGCGTCGGTAACATCCTGATGGGCGCGATTGGCGGCATCATGGTGCCCAAATTCATCATGCCGGCGGCGATGCAGACCCTGGCCGGTTTTTCGCCGATGGCCTGGGGGCTGGAAGGTTTCCATATCGTGATGTTGCGGCATGGCAGCCTGGGCGATCTGTGGCCCAGCCTCGCCCGCCTGCTCACTTTCGCCGCCTTGTCGCTGCTCGCTGCCATGTGGCTCAATCACCGTACCCGAACTGCCCAATCATGA
- a CDS encoding histone deacetylase, which yields MKLFYTDIFVLPLPDGHRFPMEKYSRLRAALLDSGLFAETDFHLPAAASDEALARAHDLEYIQRVCRGQLSESEQKAIGFPWSAAMVERSRRSAGATLAACRAALDDGAAANLAGGTHHAFRNRGEGFCVFNDAAVAARAMQAEGRAGRVLIIDCDVHQGNGTASILAGDDSIFTFSMHGAHNFPFTKEISDLDIELPDACTDQAYLLRLADGLDLAFDLSRPDLVIYLAGADPYYDDRFGRLSLSFDGLAERDLRVFEHCRQHQVAVAVAMAGGYARRIEDTVQIHCTTIKQAFRLFP from the coding sequence ATGAAACTGTTCTACACCGATATTTTTGTTCTCCCGCTACCGGATGGCCATCGCTTTCCGATGGAGAAATATTCCCGCTTGCGCGCTGCCCTGCTCGACAGTGGCCTGTTTGCCGAAACCGACTTTCACCTGCCGGCAGCGGCCAGCGATGAAGCGTTGGCCCGCGCGCATGATCTTGAGTACATCCAGCGTGTTTGCCGCGGTCAACTGAGCGAATCGGAACAAAAAGCGATCGGCTTTCCATGGAGTGCGGCGATGGTTGAGCGCTCCCGCCGCTCGGCCGGAGCGACGCTGGCAGCCTGCCGGGCCGCACTTGACGATGGCGCAGCCGCCAACCTGGCCGGCGGCACGCATCATGCCTTCCGCAATCGCGGCGAAGGATTTTGCGTTTTCAACGATGCGGCAGTGGCTGCGCGAGCCATGCAGGCCGAAGGTCGTGCCGGACGGGTGTTGATCATTGATTGCGATGTTCATCAGGGCAATGGCACGGCCAGCATCCTGGCTGGCGATGACAGCATTTTTACTTTCTCGATGCACGGGGCGCACAATTTCCCGTTCACCAAGGAAATCAGCGACCTTGATATCGAACTGCCCGATGCTTGCACCGATCAGGCTTACTTGTTGCGCCTGGCCGATGGCCTTGATCTGGCGTTCGATTTGTCGCGACCGGATCTGGTGATTTATCTGGCGGGTGCCGATCCTTATTACGACGACCGTTTCGGTCGTCTGAGTCTCAGTTTCGATGGCCTGGCCGAACGCGACCTGCGCGTTTTCGAACATTGCCGGCAGCATCAGGTTGCCGTGGCTGTTGCCATGGCTGGCGGCTATGCGCGGCGTATCGAGGACACGGTCCAGATTCATTGCACAACGATCAAGCAGGCTTTTCGGCTGTTTCCATAG
- the cobN gene encoding cobaltochelatase subunit CobN: protein MSLLSRILLVATLLFTQWASAESILIIATSPVPPAKFRTVAEIGAAHGFKVEAHFAERLPVEQIDTLFKGHDIVLFDAARSHMQDAVKGKLAKVLPGLKAPHIWMRDNGPLAEGFPKAVAERLHAYYTNGGRANYEGFFKTLAADRRGQSTAGIAPPFIFPDAAVYHPKAPNLIFATPTDYFRWKGIDPAKRPPTVAIAFHQIYIGAEQTAFIDDMIRRIEAAGAIALPYYAGVLGPHEAMLTAGGKVVADAVINTQIVLDPEGRRSELAKLGIPVIQALAYRKGDEAAWRADPQGLPLIDVPFYLAQGEYAGIIDAVVSNTTRKPDGETHVIAEQTAAVTNKALNLVRLQRLNNADKKVAVFYWNYPPGEKNLSASYLNVTRSAVATLKMLQAAGYDTRADEETVLINNLQRLLAPYYRDGELQSLLNDGLAERLPVKTYRAWLDGLPPDVRNELNERWGAPEKSAMVIVDRGEAVFVIPRFAAGKIIFTPQAPRGERWEEKEKALYHSTKAAPSHFYLAQYLWARAGFKADAIIHYGTHGSQEWLPGKERGLSMSDYPMLAVGDVPVVYPYIVDNIGEALQTKRRGRAVTVSHQTPPFAPAGLHDVLTKIHDLLHAWLAQDEGSVKGKLAVDLKKQVKTERIGKDMGWNDERIEREFPLFINELHDHLHELAQTAQPLGLHTFGTPPLEKHRLGTVLLMLGKPYWEAAARAAGVKEDDLDETFVGDYQKLAESAPWQLLTSYLADGKVPADAKLAGQLAQGKRWYADLGAAGEMDGLLSALAGQHRPTSYGGDPMKNPDALPTGRNLYGFDPSRVPTQQAWAAGKEAAEALIAAHRAKAGKAPKKLAFSLWSVETMRHQGLLEAQALWAMGVEPVWDSGGRVIDVRLVPREQLQRPRVDVVLSATGLYRDHFPNAMKQLAKAVELAARAEESDNPMYANSRAIAARLVKQGVPEAAARKASETRIFSSESGRYGTGLDDAALATDTWKNKAEGDRKLANIYLSKMQFAYGTDESTWGSKGIAGSEGKGGQVNLYAEHLKGTEGAVLSRTSNLYGMLTTDDPFQYLGGIGAAVRQLDGKAPELYISNLRGAGPNAGSGKVEGAAQFLAKELATRNFHPGYIKGLMDEGYSGTLQVLDSVNNFTGWTTVSREIVRDDQWQEFVDVYVRDKHKLGLKQWFEQNNPHALAQTMEKMLEMARQGYWQADAKTVAELKERYRELAKRHDVQSSNAAFEKFVAPGFGLAATQPAAPSPTQPQRAADLSPPPAAPKPPPIQGMRLEKVENTPPPAPPAVLALLGSSLLLLATCGGGLSALRRQNRSHR, encoded by the coding sequence ATGTCTTTGTTAAGCCGCATTTTGCTCGTCGCGACCCTGCTGTTTACCCAGTGGGCGTCGGCTGAGTCCATTCTCATCATCGCCACCTCTCCGGTACCCCCTGCCAAATTCAGGACGGTTGCCGAAATCGGTGCGGCGCATGGTTTCAAGGTCGAAGCGCATTTCGCCGAACGACTGCCCGTCGAGCAGATCGATACCTTGTTCAAGGGCCACGATATCGTGCTCTTCGATGCCGCGCGCAGTCACATGCAGGATGCGGTCAAAGGCAAACTGGCCAAGGTGCTGCCCGGCCTCAAGGCGCCGCATATCTGGATGCGCGACAACGGGCCGCTGGCTGAAGGTTTCCCCAAAGCCGTTGCCGAACGTCTGCACGCCTATTACACCAACGGCGGCCGAGCCAATTACGAAGGCTTCTTCAAGACGCTGGCGGCCGATCGGCGCGGCCAGTCGACGGCGGGTATTGCGCCGCCCTTCATTTTCCCGGATGCCGCGGTCTACCACCCGAAAGCACCGAATTTGATCTTCGCCACACCGACCGACTATTTTCGCTGGAAAGGGATCGATCCGGCCAAGCGGCCGCCGACCGTGGCAATCGCCTTTCACCAGATCTACATTGGTGCCGAACAAACCGCCTTCATCGATGACATGATTCGCCGCATCGAGGCTGCCGGCGCTATTGCACTCCCCTACTACGCCGGGGTTCTCGGTCCGCACGAAGCGATGCTGACGGCCGGCGGCAAAGTGGTGGCCGACGCGGTGATCAACACCCAGATCGTGCTCGACCCGGAAGGCCGGCGCAGCGAACTGGCCAAGCTTGGCATTCCGGTCATCCAGGCGCTGGCCTACCGCAAGGGCGACGAAGCAGCCTGGCGGGCAGATCCGCAAGGCTTGCCGCTGATCGATGTACCGTTCTATCTGGCGCAAGGCGAATACGCCGGGATCATCGATGCTGTGGTGAGCAACACGACGCGCAAGCCGGATGGCGAAACCCATGTCATCGCCGAGCAGACTGCTGCCGTGACCAACAAGGCGTTGAATCTGGTCCGTCTGCAGCGCCTGAACAACGCCGACAAGAAAGTCGCCGTGTTCTACTGGAATTACCCACCGGGCGAAAAAAACCTGTCGGCCTCCTACCTCAACGTCACGCGCAGCGCCGTCGCCACCTTGAAAATGCTGCAGGCCGCCGGCTATGACACGCGCGCCGACGAAGAAACCGTGCTGATCAACAATCTGCAGCGCCTGCTCGCGCCTTACTATCGCGATGGCGAACTACAGTCATTGCTCAACGACGGGCTGGCCGAGCGCCTGCCGGTCAAGACCTACCGCGCCTGGCTGGATGGACTGCCGCCGGACGTGCGCAACGAGTTGAACGAACGCTGGGGTGCGCCTGAAAAATCGGCCATGGTCATCGTCGACCGCGGCGAAGCGGTGTTCGTCATCCCGCGCTTTGCGGCCGGCAAAATCATCTTCACGCCGCAGGCCCCGCGCGGCGAACGCTGGGAAGAAAAGGAAAAGGCGCTCTACCACTCGACCAAGGCTGCCCCATCGCACTTCTACCTGGCCCAGTACCTGTGGGCGCGGGCCGGTTTCAAGGCCGATGCGATCATCCATTACGGCACGCACGGCTCGCAGGAATGGCTGCCAGGCAAGGAGCGCGGGCTGTCGATGTCCGACTACCCGATGCTCGCCGTCGGAGATGTGCCGGTCGTTTATCCCTACATTGTCGACAACATCGGCGAAGCGCTGCAGACCAAGCGTCGCGGCCGGGCTGTCACCGTCAGCCACCAGACACCGCCCTTCGCACCAGCCGGCCTGCATGATGTGCTGACCAAAATCCACGACCTGCTGCACGCCTGGCTGGCCCAGGACGAAGGCTCGGTGAAGGGCAAGCTGGCGGTCGACCTGAAAAAACAGGTCAAAACCGAACGCATCGGCAAGGACATGGGCTGGAACGACGAGCGCATCGAGCGCGAATTCCCGCTGTTCATCAACGAACTGCACGACCACCTGCACGAACTGGCGCAGACCGCCCAGCCGCTCGGCCTGCACACCTTCGGTACGCCACCGCTCGAAAAGCATCGCCTCGGCACCGTGCTGCTGATGCTCGGCAAGCCCTACTGGGAAGCCGCCGCCCGCGCCGCCGGGGTCAAGGAGGATGACCTCGATGAAACCTTCGTCGGCGACTATCAGAAACTGGCCGAGTCGGCGCCGTGGCAACTGCTCACCAGCTACCTGGCCGATGGCAAGGTACCGGCCGACGCCAAGCTGGCCGGACAACTGGCCCAAGGCAAGCGCTGGTATGCCGATCTCGGTGCGGCCGGCGAAATGGATGGCCTGCTCTCGGCGCTGGCCGGCCAGCATCGGCCGACCTCCTACGGCGGCGATCCGATGAAGAACCCGGATGCGCTGCCAACCGGGCGCAATCTGTACGGCTTCGATCCGTCACGGGTGCCGACCCAGCAAGCCTGGGCCGCCGGCAAGGAAGCCGCCGAAGCACTGATCGCCGCGCACCGGGCAAAAGCCGGCAAAGCGCCGAAGAAGCTCGCCTTCTCGTTGTGGTCGGTCGAAACCATGCGTCACCAGGGCCTGCTCGAAGCGCAAGCATTGTGGGCGATGGGCGTCGAACCGGTGTGGGATAGCGGCGGTCGGGTGATCGACGTCAGGCTGGTGCCGCGCGAGCAATTGCAGCGACCGCGCGTCGATGTCGTGCTCTCGGCCACCGGCCTCTATCGCGACCATTTTCCGAACGCCATGAAGCAACTGGCCAAGGCGGTCGAACTGGCGGCCCGCGCCGAAGAAAGCGACAACCCGATGTACGCCAACAGCCGCGCCATCGCTGCCCGTCTGGTCAAGCAAGGCGTGCCGGAAGCGGCAGCCAGGAAGGCATCGGAGACGCGCATCTTCTCCTCCGAATCCGGCCGTTACGGCACCGGTCTGGACGATGCAGCACTGGCCACCGACACCTGGAAGAACAAGGCCGAGGGCGACCGCAAGCTGGCCAATATCTACCTTTCCAAGATGCAGTTTGCCTACGGCACCGACGAATCGACCTGGGGCAGCAAAGGCATCGCCGGCAGCGAGGGCAAGGGCGGCCAGGTCAATCTCTACGCCGAGCACCTGAAAGGCACCGAAGGCGCCGTGCTGTCGCGCACCTCCAACCTCTACGGCATGCTGACCACCGACGATCCCTTCCAGTACCTCGGCGGGATCGGTGCGGCGGTGCGCCAACTCGACGGCAAGGCGCCGGAACTCTACATCTCCAATCTGCGCGGAGCGGGACCCAATGCGGGCTCGGGCAAGGTCGAGGGCGCCGCCCAGTTTCTCGCCAAGGAGCTGGCGACCCGCAATTTCCACCCTGGCTATATCAAGGGCCTGATGGATGAAGGCTATTCCGGCACGCTGCAGGTGCTCGACTCGGTCAACAACTTCACCGGGTGGACCACGGTGTCGCGCGAAATTGTCCGCGACGATCAGTGGCAGGAGTTCGTCGATGTCTATGTTCGCGACAAGCACAAGCTCGGCTTGAAGCAGTGGTTCGAGCAGAACAACCCGCATGCGCTGGCCCAGACGATGGAAAAAATGCTGGAAATGGCCCGCCAGGGTTACTGGCAGGCCGATGCCAAGACCGTCGCCGAACTCAAGGAGCGTTATCGCGAACTGGCCAAGCGCCATGATGTACAGAGCAGCAATGCCGCCTTCGAAAAATTTGTCGCGCCGGGCTTCGGGCTGGCTGCCACACAGCCGGCAGCGCCCTCCCCGACCCAGCCGCAGCGCGCCGCCGATCTCTCACCGCCGCCAGCCGCACCGAAACCGCCACCGATCCAGGGCATGCGGCTGGAAAAAGTAGAGAACACGCCACCCCCTGCCCCGCCGGCCGTACTGGCCTTGCTTGGTTCTTCGCTTCTGTTGCTGGCGACCTGCGGTGGCGGCTTGTCGGCCCTGCGCCGTCAAAATCGGAGTCATCGATGA
- a CDS encoding beta-ketoacyl synthase N-terminal-like domain-containing protein: MKRPVQITGSALLCARGATPQAVAQALWDGECSSQMRPLGERSFPFFALPLDDTDWMTRAEQAVRRVVAQLGPLAPETPLFIASSSYQIGHFEQQARAGQLDMPPASASFSRQIADWAGLSGPCSSISNACISGFSAIDAARSLIAGGRIDEAIVLGIELANDSTLAGFAAMELLARRSCRPFAPQRDGLVLGEAVSAIRLSAAPGRWRIAGLRTGIDAYSTTGPDPDGGPIARLAVDCLNEAEMKPADIELLKLQAAGSPGTDLAEANALRRIFGNAVPPLISFKPSFGHTLGASGIAELATLMACLDGEKIPATPGFSQTDPEIGLQLMVDRNNAYVERAMLNLVGFGGGLATMIIERQA; this comes from the coding sequence ATGAAGCGTCCCGTCCAGATTACCGGCAGCGCCCTGCTTTGCGCCCGGGGGGCAACCCCGCAGGCTGTTGCCCAGGCGCTGTGGGATGGCGAATGCAGTTCGCAGATGCGCCCGCTGGGTGAGCGCAGCTTTCCTTTCTTTGCCCTGCCGCTCGATGATACGGACTGGATGACACGGGCCGAGCAGGCCGTCCGCCGGGTTGTTGCGCAGCTTGGGCCGCTGGCACCGGAAACGCCCTTGTTCATTGCCTCTTCGTCCTACCAGATCGGCCATTTCGAGCAGCAGGCCCGGGCCGGACAACTGGACATGCCACCGGCCAGTGCCTCGTTCAGTCGGCAGATTGCTGACTGGGCCGGGCTGAGCGGACCATGCAGCAGTATTTCCAACGCCTGCATTTCGGGATTTTCGGCGATTGATGCGGCCCGCAGCCTGATCGCCGGCGGCCGGATCGACGAGGCCATCGTGCTCGGCATTGAGCTGGCCAACGACAGCACGCTGGCCGGCTTTGCAGCGATGGAACTGCTGGCCCGTCGCAGTTGCAGGCCGTTTGCGCCGCAGCGCGATGGTCTGGTGCTGGGTGAGGCCGTCTCGGCCATCCGGCTTTCTGCCGCGCCGGGGCGCTGGCGTATCGCCGGCCTGCGTACCGGCATCGACGCCTATTCGACGACGGGGCCGGACCCGGATGGCGGCCCGATTGCCCGTCTTGCGGTCGACTGCCTGAACGAGGCAGAAATGAAACCGGCCGATATCGAGTTGCTCAAACTCCAGGCGGCCGGTTCGCCCGGCACCGACCTGGCCGAAGCCAATGCCCTGCGCCGGATTTTTGGCAACGCCGTGCCGCCGCTGATTTCCTTCAAACCGTCTTTTGGCCACACGCTGGGCGCCAGCGGCATTGCCGAACTGGCGACGCTGATGGCTTGTCTCGATGGCGAGAAAATCCCGGCGACGCCCGGTTTCTCGCAAACCGACCCCGAAATCGGCCTGCAATTGATGGTCGACCGCAACAATGCCTACGTCGAGCGAGCCATGCTCAACCTGGTCGGTTTCGGCGGCGGCTTGGCAACGATGATCATCGAGCGTCAAGCATGA
- a CDS encoding tetratricopeptide repeat protein yields MSQFHFDVSLEEFESKVLAPAQEVPVVVDFWAPWCEPCKTLKPLLEKLAEEYAGRFLLAKVNADESPELAQHFGVRSIPTVKVLFQGQLVDEFTGALPEGQIRAFLDRFALPPATGSNPREEAAELCANGQFEEALAKLIEASRAKPEDQAIQLDAVEVLMHLGRNDEAGELLGGEYSQEVDRANALRARLALTAGAADTAEIEARLAANPADHAARLELSRAYAAQSRFREALEAALEVVIRDRSFDEGAGRKAVLQLFEALGGSDQYDDLIREFRRKMSAALN; encoded by the coding sequence ATGTCCCAATTCCACTTTGACGTTTCCCTCGAAGAATTCGAAAGCAAGGTTCTCGCGCCGGCGCAGGAAGTGCCGGTTGTCGTCGATTTCTGGGCACCGTGGTGCGAGCCGTGCAAGACCTTGAAACCCTTGCTGGAAAAGCTGGCCGAGGAATATGCCGGTCGTTTCCTGCTGGCCAAGGTCAATGCCGATGAATCGCCCGAGCTGGCCCAGCACTTTGGCGTGCGCAGCATTCCGACGGTCAAGGTCCTGTTCCAGGGGCAGTTGGTCGATGAATTTACCGGCGCTTTGCCGGAGGGCCAGATTCGCGCTTTTCTCGACCGCTTTGCCCTGCCGCCGGCCACCGGCAGCAACCCGCGTGAAGAAGCGGCAGAACTTTGTGCCAACGGCCAGTTCGAAGAGGCATTGGCCAAGCTGATCGAAGCCAGCCGTGCCAAACCGGAAGATCAGGCGATTCAGCTCGATGCCGTTGAAGTCCTGATGCATCTTGGCCGCAACGACGAAGCCGGCGAACTGCTCGGCGGTGAATACAGCCAGGAAGTCGATCGGGCCAACGCCCTGCGGGCCCGTCTGGCGCTGACCGCCGGTGCTGCCGATACGGCCGAGATCGAAGCCCGACTGGCGGCCAACCCGGCCGATCATGCTGCCCGTCTCGAACTATCACGCGCCTATGCGGCACAAAGCCGCTTCCGCGAGGCACTCGAAGCGGCGCTCGAAGTGGTCATCCGCGACCGCAGTTTCGACGAAGGGGCCGGCCGCAAGGCGGTGCTGCAATTGTTCGAAGCACTCGGTGGCAGCGATCAATACGACGATCTGATCCGCGAATTCCGGCGCAAGATGTCGGCCGCGCTGAACTGA
- a CDS encoding TonB-dependent hemoglobin/transferrin/lactoferrin family receptor, whose amino-acid sequence MGYAVVPPHLLKRRYLSVVISLLCAGLSPNVLAEPAATLARSERPGGLQLADVVVSATRTEQDVHDVANTITSISDKRIEQEQAADIKDMLRYESGVSVRSEPNRASGVFRATGRSGNEGINIRGLEGNQVLLQVDGVRLPASYASGPYAAGRGDYIDIEAYKRVEILRGPSSTQFGSDGLAGAVSFLTKDPGDLLTLGKPSQTALKLAYSTVDNSWTTVPSFAYADETVEAMLLASLRRGHETDNKGDNHASNVTRTVPNPQDTQSNYVLGKVVIKPNRNHKIKLTAENLDRQVDTTALSFLGDAYAAAGLNQVALREDITRRLFKLDYDYNNIDNPLFQRMTAALYNQQSENRQWGLEGKSTASSWGTSRWRDTRYAEEVIGGSLQLESNFGEYISHRIIYGMDASTTEVTSLKDGYNSAGAAFVKNKSFPDTDYSLLGAFVQDEIGIGPFSLIPGVRFDSFKMTPKADSLYRVNNTTEPAKLDGREVSPKFGVIWKLDPMANLFAQYAHGFRAPTPTQVNGGVTNLTAADPYTSLGNPELKPETSDSVELGIRGRSQSVRYSASAFRGEYKNFIASNVLVESNAAPTPDVYKTINLSNVEISGYEFRGDWAFHRDWSASASYAHTIGDARQNGVKTPLATIDPDKVVLGLRYDNGQQYGSQLMLTAVERKKRNPDTTSSYNTGGFAILDLTAYYQINKNLTLNGGIFNLFDRKYFLWADVRNQSPTYAQIDAFSQPGRNASLSLKYQF is encoded by the coding sequence ATGGGTTATGCCGTTGTCCCGCCGCATCTTTTAAAGCGTCGCTATCTTTCCGTTGTTATCAGCTTGCTTTGCGCTGGTTTGTCGCCAAATGTCTTGGCCGAACCAGCCGCTACCCTGGCCAGAAGTGAACGTCCGGGCGGCCTGCAACTGGCCGACGTAGTTGTTTCGGCAACGCGCACTGAACAGGATGTGCATGATGTGGCCAACACCATCACCAGTATTTCCGACAAGCGCATCGAGCAGGAGCAAGCTGCCGACATCAAGGATATGCTGCGATACGAATCCGGTGTCTCGGTCCGGTCAGAGCCAAATCGGGCTTCCGGCGTGTTTCGCGCCACCGGCCGGAGCGGTAACGAAGGGATCAATATTCGTGGGCTTGAGGGCAACCAGGTCCTGTTGCAGGTCGATGGCGTCCGCCTGCCGGCCAGTTATGCCAGCGGTCCTTATGCGGCCGGGCGCGGCGACTATATCGATATCGAGGCTTACAAACGGGTTGAAATCCTGCGTGGCCCTTCATCGACCCAGTTTGGCAGCGACGGGCTGGCCGGCGCCGTTTCTTTCCTGACCAAGGATCCCGGTGATCTGCTGACGCTGGGCAAACCTTCGCAAACGGCACTCAAACTCGCTTATTCCACGGTCGACAATAGCTGGACCACCGTTCCCTCGTTCGCCTATGCCGATGAAACGGTCGAGGCCATGCTGCTGGCCAGTTTGCGGCGAGGCCATGAAACCGACAACAAGGGCGACAACCACGCCAGCAATGTCACGCGTACGGTACCGAACCCACAGGATACGCAGTCGAATTACGTGCTCGGCAAAGTCGTCATCAAGCCGAACAGAAATCACAAGATCAAGCTGACGGCAGAAAACCTGGATCGCCAGGTCGATACGACCGCTCTCAGCTTCCTCGGCGATGCCTATGCTGCAGCCGGGCTGAATCAGGTGGCCCTGCGCGAGGATATTACGCGCCGCTTGTTCAAGCTCGATTACGACTACAACAATATCGACAACCCACTGTTCCAGCGGATGACGGCCGCCTTGTACAACCAGCAATCGGAAAATCGCCAATGGGGTCTGGAAGGCAAGAGTACCGCCAGTTCGTGGGGCACTTCACGTTGGCGTGACACCCGGTATGCCGAAGAGGTGATTGGCGGCAGCTTGCAACTGGAAAGCAATTTCGGTGAATACATCAGCCACCGGATCATCTACGGCATGGATGCCAGCACAACCGAGGTCACCTCGCTCAAGGATGGCTACAACAGCGCCGGGGCAGCTTTCGTCAAAAACAAGAGCTTCCCGGATACCGACTACAGCTTGCTTGGTGCCTTTGTCCAGGATGAAATCGGCATCGGCCCGTTCAGCCTGATTCCCGGCGTTCGTTTTGACAGCTTCAAGATGACGCCCAAGGCCGACAGCCTGTACCGGGTCAATAACACAACCGAACCGGCCAAGCTCGATGGACGCGAGGTTTCGCCGAAATTCGGCGTAATCTGGAAGCTCGACCCGATGGCCAACCTGTTCGCCCAGTACGCTCACGGTTTCCGCGCACCGACGCCGACCCAGGTCAATGGTGGCGTCACCAACCTGACGGCCGCCGATCCTTATACTTCGCTCGGCAATCCTGAACTCAAGCCGGAAACCAGCGATTCGGTCGAACTGGGGATACGCGGCAGGAGCCAGTCGGTACGGTATAGCGCCAGCGCCTTCCGCGGTGAGTACAAGAATTTCATTGCGAGCAACGTGCTGGTCGAATCAAACGCCGCTCCGACGCCGGATGTTTACAAGACCATCAACCTGAGCAATGTCGAAATCAGCGGCTACGAATTTCGTGGCGACTGGGCGTTTCATCGTGACTGGAGCGCTTCGGCCAGTTATGCCCACACCATCGGCGATGCTCGGCAGAACGGCGTAAAGACGCCATTGGCAACGATTGATCCGGACAAGGTCGTTCTTGGCTTGCGCTATGACAACGGCCAGCAATACGGCTCGCAATTGATGCTGACCGCGGTCGAGCGCAAAAAGCGCAATCCTGATACGACAAGCAGCTACAACACCGGCGGCTTTGCGATTCTCGACCTGACCGCTTATTACCAGATCAACAAAAATCTCACCCTGAACGGCGGCATTTTCAACCTGTTCGACCGCAAATATTTTCTGTGGGCCGATGTCCGCAATCAGTCGCCGACGTATGCCCAGATCGATGCATTCAGCCAGCCGGGACGCAATGCTTCGCTCAGCCTGAAATATCAGTTCTAG